In Pseudofrankia saprophytica, one genomic interval encodes:
- a CDS encoding MBL fold metallo-hydrolase has product MEEQTFRASLSAITQDEALLDRRVGPLPPGFWDRASGVFQFSCHSWLLRVDGLVVVVDPCTGNGRRLGQAPVFDDLDTPFLERLAAAGAPAEKVDLVFSTHLHHDHCGWNVRLDEERWVPTFPNAVYLFAEQEYRRWDPANPSRHPNAFNPNVFDQCVRPVVAAGQAELVALPYRVSPSLTIEPAAGHTTGHAMMGLVSEGIRAYFTGDAFHHPVQFTRPELHLPGCDDLATAIETRRSVVRRLQEEAAFVLPAHFPSPHYGRLGLDDNEVCFIPGGAA; this is encoded by the coding sequence GTGGAAGAGCAGACCTTCCGCGCCTCGCTCAGCGCGATCACCCAGGACGAGGCGCTCCTCGACCGACGGGTAGGCCCACTGCCTCCCGGGTTCTGGGACCGCGCCTCGGGCGTGTTCCAGTTCTCGTGCCACAGCTGGCTCCTGCGGGTAGACGGCCTGGTCGTCGTCGTGGACCCGTGCACCGGGAATGGGCGCCGGCTGGGGCAGGCACCCGTCTTCGACGACCTTGACACGCCCTTCCTTGAACGGCTGGCGGCAGCGGGGGCACCGGCCGAGAAGGTCGACCTGGTGTTCTCCACCCATCTGCACCACGACCACTGCGGCTGGAACGTGCGGCTGGACGAAGAACGCTGGGTCCCGACCTTCCCGAACGCGGTCTACCTCTTCGCCGAGCAGGAGTACCGGCGCTGGGACCCGGCGAACCCGTCCCGGCACCCAAACGCGTTCAACCCGAACGTCTTCGACCAGTGCGTGCGGCCAGTGGTGGCAGCCGGGCAGGCCGAGCTCGTGGCGCTGCCGTACCGGGTATCACCCAGTTTGACGATCGAGCCGGCCGCGGGACACACCACCGGGCACGCCATGATGGGCCTGGTGTCCGAGGGCATACGCGCCTACTTCACCGGCGACGCCTTCCACCACCCAGTCCAGTTCACCCGGCCGGAACTGCACCTTCCAGGCTGCGACGACCTGGCCACGGCAATCGAAACCCGCAGATCCGTGGTGCGACGCCTCCAGGAAGAAGCAGCGTTCGTCCTGCCAGCCCATTTCCCGTCACCACACTACGGCCGGCTAGGTCTCGACGACAACGAGGTCTGCTTCATACCCGGTGGAGCAGCGTGA
- a CDS encoding ABC transporter substrate-binding protein — MSHTRHLTSRRAGTRPPSAVASMRASTHPIRLRLAGVAVLAASLAFVSACGGSDDNGPTPTASGSAGPVDILGPIDKATGAPVKIGVITEGSSPTADHTNDKRVIPAVVKYLNEHKGGIGGRPIEVTVCETLSDLSKAADCGSQMVDDGVAAVLIGTSAVVEAAWKPLNDAKIPVMLYSSGDPTLLASPTTFVLANPTFGFVDLAIQVAKDAGNKKVSAIVVDVPAALHSAQEVAPPLFQKAGIGYELVRVAPGTADMTPQMQQIADNGSDQVFIIGNDAFCISAMNGLGAVGFTGTISGISQCITDATRKSVASTTLKGMVISASAPIGPDSPSMRLFTKVAETYGKDIDLSNQDGMIMFMLIAGLQTATQGITGDITPATITTTIKSMKETELPGGGGINFRCNGKAVTDSQAVCVRGGLSTTLDDKGQPAAYKVLANTPIPD; from the coding sequence ATGTCGCACACTCGCCACCTGACCAGCCGACGGGCAGGCACCCGGCCACCCTCGGCCGTCGCATCCATGCGAGCATCCACCCACCCGATCCGGTTACGGCTCGCCGGCGTCGCCGTCCTGGCCGCGAGCCTGGCCTTCGTCTCGGCCTGCGGCGGCTCCGACGACAACGGCCCCACCCCCACGGCAAGCGGCTCCGCGGGTCCCGTGGACATCCTTGGCCCGATCGACAAGGCGACCGGCGCGCCGGTCAAGATCGGCGTGATCACGGAAGGCTCCAGCCCGACCGCCGATCACACCAACGACAAGCGGGTCATTCCGGCCGTCGTCAAGTACCTCAACGAGCACAAGGGCGGGATCGGCGGCCGGCCCATCGAGGTGACGGTCTGCGAGACCCTCAGCGATCTGTCCAAGGCCGCCGACTGCGGCAGCCAGATGGTCGACGACGGCGTCGCCGCGGTCCTCATCGGCACCTCCGCCGTCGTCGAGGCCGCCTGGAAGCCGCTGAACGATGCCAAGATCCCCGTCATGCTCTACAGCTCGGGCGACCCGACCCTGCTGGCCAGTCCGACGACCTTCGTGCTGGCCAACCCGACCTTCGGCTTCGTCGACCTCGCGATCCAGGTCGCCAAGGACGCGGGCAACAAGAAGGTCTCCGCGATCGTCGTCGACGTCCCCGCAGCCCTGCACTCCGCGCAGGAGGTTGCCCCGCCCCTGTTCCAGAAGGCCGGCATCGGCTACGAACTCGTCCGCGTCGCACCCGGCACTGCGGACATGACGCCCCAGATGCAGCAGATCGCCGACAACGGCTCCGACCAGGTCTTCATCATCGGAAACGACGCGTTCTGCATCAGCGCCATGAACGGCCTGGGGGCCGTCGGCTTCACCGGCACCATCAGTGGCATCTCCCAGTGCATCACCGACGCCACCCGCAAGTCAGTCGCCAGCACCACCCTCAAAGGGATGGTCATCAGCGCCAGCGCGCCGATCGGCCCAGACAGCCCCTCCATGCGGCTCTTCACGAAGGTCGCCGAGACCTACGGCAAGGACATCGACCTCAGCAACCAGGACGGCATGATCATGTTCATGCTCATCGCCGGCCTCCAGACAGCGACACAGGGCATCACCGGCGACATCACCCCGGCGACCATCACCACGACCATCAAATCGATGAAGGAGACCGAGCTTCCCGGCGGCGGCGGCATCAATTTCCGCTGCAACGGCAAAGCCGTCACCGATTCTCAAGCCGTCTGCGTCCGCGGCGGACTGTCAACTACCCTCGACGACAAGGGCCAGCCCGCCGCATACAAGGTCCTCGCCAACACCCCCATTCCCGACTAA
- a CDS encoding NAD(P)H-binding protein, translated as MILVTGATGTVGREVLRLLAARGEAVRAMTRDPARIPTSLGVDIAQADFDDPASLPPAVAGADSVFLLTAPASPSPHHDMALLDAAAAAGVGRIVKLSAIGTGEIDDHNRTVGAWHQRAEWAVRDSGMAWTVLRPSTFASNVLHWAQPIESGNPAPNLTGDGKQGVVDPRDVAAVAVETLLSSAHAGRTYTLTGPDLLTVPDQASQLQELLGHPVTAVDVPLDIARDQMLASGIDSSVVDVVITGSRWARAGHNAILTDDVTRLLKRPATSFRTWAHDHLDALRRT; from the coding sequence ATGATCCTTGTTACCGGTGCCACCGGCACCGTGGGCCGCGAGGTTCTCCGGCTCCTGGCCGCCAGGGGCGAGGCGGTCCGCGCGATGACACGGGACCCCGCGAGGATTCCCACCTCGCTTGGCGTGGACATCGCGCAGGCCGACTTCGACGACCCCGCGTCCCTTCCTCCGGCGGTCGCCGGAGCCGACAGCGTCTTCCTGCTGACCGCGCCCGCGTCACCCTCGCCCCACCATGACATGGCCCTGCTTGACGCCGCGGCGGCGGCCGGTGTGGGTCGGATCGTGAAGTTGTCCGCCATCGGGACCGGTGAAATCGACGACCACAACAGAACAGTGGGAGCCTGGCACCAGCGGGCGGAGTGGGCGGTGCGCGACAGTGGCATGGCCTGGACGGTGCTACGGCCGTCCACCTTCGCCTCGAACGTCCTGCACTGGGCCCAGCCGATCGAATCCGGAAACCCCGCCCCCAACCTGACGGGCGACGGCAAGCAGGGCGTCGTCGACCCCCGCGACGTGGCCGCGGTCGCCGTCGAGACCCTGCTCTCCTCTGCGCATGCGGGTCGGACCTACACCCTGACCGGCCCGGACCTGCTCACCGTGCCCGACCAGGCCTCCCAGCTCCAAGAGCTGCTCGGCCACCCCGTCACGGCCGTAGACGTGCCTCTCGACATCGCGCGGGACCAGATGCTCGCGTCCGGAATCGACAGCTCCGTCGTCGACGTCGTCATCACCGGCTCCAGGTGGGCGCGGGCAGGACACAACGCCATCCTCACCGACGACGTGACCCGGCTCCTGAAACGTCCGGCCACCAGCTTCAGGACCTGGGCGCACGACCACCTCGATGCCCTCAGAAGAACATGA
- a CDS encoding AraC family transcriptional regulator gives MSTAAGGDPARPVRTDVPDAATALVVREGGAGVELMVMGPRTQAAYFAVKRVPFCVKLRMRPGWAWALLGVPPRGLVDRAVPLSDLWGAAGDRLARDLSDVGPDPTAVAVRLEEALRLQVSTRPRHDLARGELVNSAATALTSPALPASRQVRTTAERLNISERHLRNLFTDAVGIPPKHVARIERLRRVLTGASQRSWTHLAAEAGYYDQSHMTAEFRRMMGVPPGAFITGQLPAATPCHE, from the coding sequence ATGAGCACCGCCGCCGGCGGCGACCCCGCTCGCCCGGTCCGGACCGACGTACCGGACGCCGCCACGGCGCTGGTCGTCCGGGAGGGTGGCGCCGGTGTCGAACTCATGGTCATGGGGCCCCGCACCCAGGCCGCGTACTTCGCGGTGAAGCGGGTACCTTTCTGCGTCAAGCTTCGGATGCGGCCCGGCTGGGCTTGGGCGCTGCTGGGTGTCCCGCCGCGCGGGCTTGTCGACCGGGCCGTCCCGTTGAGCGACCTTTGGGGTGCGGCAGGCGACCGGCTCGCCCGCGACCTGTCCGACGTCGGGCCGGATCCCACCGCGGTCGCCGTGCGGCTGGAGGAGGCGCTGAGGCTCCAGGTGTCCACCCGACCGCGCCACGACCTGGCCCGCGGCGAGCTCGTAAACAGCGCGGCCACCGCCCTGACCTCCCCGGCGCTCCCAGCATCGCGGCAGGTACGGACGACTGCCGAGCGCCTCAACATCAGCGAGCGGCACCTGCGCAACCTGTTCACCGACGCCGTCGGCATCCCGCCCAAACACGTCGCTCGGATCGAGCGGCTACGACGTGTGCTGACGGGCGCCAGCCAGCGGTCCTGGACCCACCTCGCCGCCGAAGCCGGCTACTACGACCAGTCCCACATGACCGCCGAGTTCCGCCGCATGATGGGAGTACCTCCCGGAGCGTTCATCACCGGACAACTACCCGCAGCTACACCCTGTCACGAGTAG
- a CDS encoding DUF305 domain-containing protein has product MKRLFAISAALLAATTVTACSGGTQAGAAAASHSSAAGSDHNAADVTFAQNMIAHHRQAIEMADLAATRASSPQVKKLAVRIAKAQNPEITTVAGWLHSWREPTAAPTAPTRTGGMTMGGASTMPMHSGMPMHSGMSMNGGMSMSGMPMATASPSSGPGMPGMMGDEDLAKLAAASGRDFDRMFLTMMITHHKGAVTMATTEDRDGRYGPAKQLAASIRTSQTAEIGDMNGLLAKL; this is encoded by the coding sequence ATGAAGCGACTCTTCGCGATCTCTGCTGCCCTGCTGGCCGCCACGACGGTGACCGCCTGTAGCGGCGGAACACAGGCCGGCGCCGCGGCTGCCAGCCATTCCTCCGCCGCCGGTTCCGACCACAACGCGGCGGACGTCACCTTCGCCCAGAACATGATCGCCCATCATCGGCAGGCGATCGAGATGGCCGACCTCGCCGCGACCCGGGCCTCCTCACCCCAGGTCAAGAAGCTCGCCGTCCGGATCGCGAAGGCGCAGAACCCGGAGATCACCACCGTGGCCGGTTGGCTCCACAGCTGGCGCGAGCCAACCGCTGCCCCCACCGCTCCCACCAGGACGGGCGGAATGACCATGGGCGGCGCGTCCACCATGCCCATGCACAGCGGGATGCCCATGCACAGCGGGATGTCGATGAACGGGGGCATGTCCATGAGCGGCATGCCGATGGCGACCGCAAGCCCGTCGAGCGGCCCGGGGATGCCCGGGATGATGGGCGACGAGGACCTGGCGAAACTGGCCGCCGCGTCCGGACGGGACTTCGACCGGATGTTCCTGACCATGATGATCACTCACCACAAGGGTGCGGTGACCATGGCAACCACCGAGGATCGCGACGGCCGCTACGGCCCGGCCAAGCAACTCGCCGCCAGCATCAGGACCAGCCAGACCGCTGAGATCGGCGACATGAACGGCCTGCTCGCCAAGCTCTGA
- a CDS encoding DUF6153 family protein — translation MEQESRAMSTAPAAVPSGSCQAGWPLPALTSSQNRWAPWFGALASGLAVAALLLGLVVMHAGLAPAMPDEPGMTAGAGASAMSMRGAAPDDSAASMADGATVRPVGEHPVEATAGSVLAAAAVPGSAGAGGMLGHAGGMMCLAVLTLFALSLVLSLRRGGRWVAAQPADLPAPARSTSWAAQRPPPSSAALARLGVLRT, via the coding sequence ATGGAGCAGGAGTCGAGGGCGATGTCCACGGCGCCCGCCGCCGTCCCGTCCGGCTCATGCCAGGCGGGCTGGCCTCTTCCGGCGCTGACGTCGAGCCAGAACCGCTGGGCGCCGTGGTTCGGCGCGCTGGCGAGCGGGCTCGCGGTCGCCGCGCTGCTCCTGGGTCTGGTCGTGATGCACGCCGGCCTGGCTCCAGCGATGCCCGACGAGCCGGGCATGACAGCCGGTGCCGGCGCGAGCGCGATGTCGATGCGCGGCGCGGCCCCTGACGACTCGGCGGCATCGATGGCCGACGGGGCGACCGTGCGGCCCGTCGGAGAGCATCCGGTCGAGGCAACAGCGGGGTCCGTGCTCGCCGCGGCGGCGGTTCCCGGGAGCGCGGGCGCCGGGGGGATGCTGGGGCACGCCGGCGGGATGATGTGCCTCGCGGTGCTGACGCTGTTCGCGCTGTCCCTCGTACTGTCCCTGCGCCGAGGTGGCCGGTGGGTCGCGGCGCAGCCCGCGGACCTCCCGGCGCCCGCCCGCAGCACGAGCTGGGCGGCGCAGCGACCACCACCCTCGTCCGCCGCGCTCGCGCGGCTGGGAGTCCTGCGGACGTGA
- a CDS encoding multicopper oxidase family protein, translating into MSSQAPPSARPARAASRASRRRRRRTRPLTVVGVLAAVALAAATAAVVTHLTGSPTSSGQLVAPSSEAVLTAERARATTGRTVSRTITARPATVDLGGRGVNTWTLDGTVPGPELRVQPGDRLRLTLRNQLPVATSLHWHGLELRNDMDGAPGAAGSEIPPGGSFTYDFTVPSQPGTYFFHSHVGTQLDTGLYAPLIVEDPAAPRDYATDAVLMFDDWTDGLGRSPDQILADLKAAGMAGMTGMSGQGDMPGMDMGGMDMGGGQASPLGADAGDVAYPAYLVNGRVPENPYVLSARPGQRIRLRLVNAGSDTVFRFGVGGHRLTVVAADGRPVKPVDVDTLLIAMGERYDVEITAGTGVFPLMAAPEGKDGMAMAVLRTSPGPMPNPAARPAELNGLLLTYRDLYPTPEDALPAHAPNQVITLRLGADPTDYRWTINGRSFGDADGDPSTNHPPELRVHQGERIRILFQNATMMSHPMHIHGHTFAVEAPTSNGVRKDTVLVPAMGTVTVDLDADNPGQWMIHCHNAYHAAAGMMTILSYTT; encoded by the coding sequence ATGTCTTCCCAAGCCCCGCCGTCGGCCCGGCCCGCTCGGGCCGCCTCCCGCGCGTCGCGCCGCCGCCGTCGCCGGACGCGGCCGCTCACCGTCGTCGGCGTTCTCGCCGCCGTCGCGCTCGCCGCGGCGACCGCAGCAGTCGTCACCCACCTCACCGGCAGCCCGACCAGCAGCGGCCAGCTGGTAGCGCCGTCCTCGGAGGCGGTGCTCACCGCCGAACGCGCCCGCGCGACAACCGGGCGCACCGTGAGCAGGACCATCACCGCCCGACCGGCGACGGTCGACCTCGGCGGGCGCGGCGTGAACACCTGGACGCTCGACGGCACGGTGCCCGGCCCCGAGCTGCGAGTCCAGCCCGGCGACCGGCTTCGCCTGACGTTGCGCAACCAGCTGCCGGTCGCGACCTCGCTGCACTGGCACGGCCTGGAACTGCGCAACGACATGGACGGCGCACCCGGAGCCGCGGGTTCCGAGATCCCGCCTGGTGGCTCGTTCACCTACGACTTCACGGTGCCCTCACAGCCAGGCACCTACTTCTTCCACAGCCACGTCGGCACCCAGCTCGACACCGGGCTGTACGCGCCGCTGATCGTCGAGGACCCGGCCGCGCCCCGCGACTACGCCACCGACGCGGTCCTCATGTTCGACGACTGGACCGACGGCCTGGGCCGCTCCCCCGACCAAATCCTCGCCGACCTGAAGGCCGCCGGGATGGCGGGCATGACCGGCATGAGCGGCCAGGGCGACATGCCGGGGATGGACATGGGCGGCATGGACATGGGCGGCGGGCAGGCGAGCCCGCTCGGCGCCGACGCCGGTGACGTGGCCTACCCCGCCTACCTGGTCAACGGCCGCGTGCCTGAGAACCCCTACGTGCTGTCCGCCCGGCCGGGGCAGCGGATCCGGCTCCGGCTGGTCAACGCCGGCTCGGACACGGTGTTCCGGTTCGGCGTCGGCGGCCATCGGCTCACGGTCGTCGCGGCGGACGGCCGGCCGGTCAAGCCGGTGGACGTCGACACCCTGCTGATCGCGATGGGCGAGCGCTACGACGTCGAGATCACCGCGGGCACCGGGGTCTTCCCGCTCATGGCCGCCCCCGAGGGCAAGGACGGCATGGCGATGGCCGTCCTGCGCACATCCCCCGGACCCATGCCCAACCCGGCCGCCCGGCCGGCGGAGCTCAATGGCCTGCTCCTGACCTACCGCGACCTCTACCCGACCCCCGAGGACGCTCTGCCGGCCCACGCACCCAACCAGGTGATCACGCTACGGCTGGGCGCGGACCCGACCGACTACCGCTGGACGATCAACGGCAGGTCGTTCGGCGACGCCGACGGCGACCCGTCGACCAACCATCCACCCGAGCTTCGGGTTCACCAGGGTGAACGCATCCGGATCCTCTTCCAGAACGCCACCATGATGTCTCATCCCATGCACATCCACGGCCACACCTTCGCCGTTGAGGCGCCGACCTCGAACGGCGTACGCAAGGACACCGTGCTCGTCCCCGCGATGGGCACGGTCACCGTCGACCTCGACGCCGACAACCCCGGCCAGTGGATGATCCACTGCCACAACGCCTACCACGCGGCGGCCGGCATGATGACCATCCTGTCCTATACCACCTGA
- a CDS encoding SHOCT domain-containing protein, translating into MMYWHDGHGMGGWGWFAMSLGMLLFWAVLIIGAVLVVRALTQAGDRGRPPTPPPAGPAATGGPAGPSPEQILAERFARGEIDEKEYRARLAALRETADRLVKH; encoded by the coding sequence ATGATGTACTGGCATGACGGCCATGGCATGGGTGGCTGGGGCTGGTTCGCCATGTCCCTGGGCATGCTGCTGTTCTGGGCTGTGCTCATCATCGGAGCGGTACTGGTAGTACGGGCGCTGACCCAGGCAGGCGACCGCGGTCGTCCCCCGACGCCGCCACCCGCCGGGCCCGCGGCCACCGGTGGGCCTGCCGGCCCGTCCCCTGAGCAGATCCTCGCCGAGCGCTTCGCCCGCGGCGAGATCGACGAAAAGGAGTACCGCGCCCGCCTCGCCGCCCTCCGTGAGACGGCCGACCGCCTTGTCAAACACTGA
- a CDS encoding DoxX family protein, with protein sequence MTPGPGWWTWLVATDVTAATVLIRFYVGVVFLTEGILKFVRPHTLGTGRFDKIGIPAPGFFAPFTGVLEIVCGTLLLVGLLTRLAAIPMVVNMTCALIVTKIPILWGGSALFKGESGWGDFLHEARVDLAQLCGSLFLLIVGAGAYSFDACLHHGAAVSGLADADRGWSPAGRRTVGGAVGVSPGRESGGREPGDPGSWSGRRPGPR encoded by the coding sequence ATGACGCCGGGGCCTGGCTGGTGGACCTGGCTGGTCGCGACGGACGTGACGGCCGCGACGGTTCTCATCCGCTTTTACGTGGGCGTGGTGTTCCTTACCGAGGGAATCCTGAAGTTCGTGCGTCCTCACACGCTGGGTACCGGCCGTTTCGACAAGATCGGTATCCCCGCGCCCGGCTTCTTCGCGCCGTTCACCGGTGTGTTGGAGATCGTTTGCGGGACGCTGCTTCTGGTCGGGCTGCTGACCCGGCTCGCCGCGATACCGATGGTCGTGAACATGACGTGTGCCCTGATCGTTACTAAGATTCCGATCCTGTGGGGCGGTTCGGCGCTGTTCAAAGGCGAGTCCGGCTGGGGGGACTTCCTCCACGAAGCCCGGGTGGATCTCGCGCAGTTGTGTGGCAGCCTGTTTCTGCTGATCGTCGGTGCCGGCGCCTACTCGTTCGACGCCTGCCTGCATCATGGCGCCGCCGTATCGGGCTTGGCGGACGCGGACCGAGGCTGGAGCCCGGCAGGCAGACGAACCGTGGGCGGCGCCGTCGGCGTGTCGCCAGGTCGGGAGTCGGGTGGCCGGGAGCCCGGTGACCCCGGGTCCTGGTCCGGGCGGCGACCTGGACCTCGCTGA
- a CDS encoding DUF2252 domain-containing protein yields MTAAVRHAPGRRSRPRSAEGMPDGAPLSPAERAARGRTARAQAPRRTHAEYEPAPDRADPIDAVDQQSRHRLPELVPIRYQRMAESPFRFYRGAAAIMAADLARTPTSGISVQLCGDAHMLNFRLLASPERRLVFDINDFDETLPGPWEWDVKRFATSLVIAGRANGFGPVERRDIVTAAVRAYRMWMHRFAAMTNLDVWYAHVDVDDLVTRFADVLGRGSSKRLSRATSRARSRDQLRAFTKLTKLVDGERRFASDPPLLVPIGELEAARERELLMGWLSSIVDRYSATLSADRRRLLAQYRLVDFARKVVGVGSVGTRCWAALLLGRDDGDPLLLQIKEAGTSVLADHLPGSEYGNQGERVVVGQRLIQAASDIFLGWQRVEGLDGRQRDFYVRQLQDWKGIAETESMDPDGMALFGRLCAATLARAHARSGDRIAIASYLGTGAGFDRAVARFAEAYADQNEADHAALVEAVRTGRVSTTAP; encoded by the coding sequence ATGACGGCTGCTGTGAGACACGCTCCCGGGCGCCGCTCCCGGCCGCGGTCAGCCGAAGGAATGCCTGACGGTGCTCCGCTGAGTCCGGCGGAGCGCGCGGCTCGGGGACGGACCGCACGGGCCCAAGCCCCGCGCCGGACCCACGCGGAGTATGAACCGGCGCCGGATCGGGCCGATCCGATCGACGCGGTGGACCAGCAGTCGCGGCACCGCCTGCCCGAGCTCGTTCCCATCCGCTACCAGCGGATGGCTGAATCGCCGTTCAGATTTTATCGAGGCGCCGCCGCGATCATGGCGGCGGATCTCGCCAGGACTCCGACGTCGGGTATCTCCGTCCAGCTCTGTGGCGACGCGCACATGCTGAACTTCCGGCTGCTCGCCTCCCCTGAACGACGCCTGGTATTCGATATCAACGACTTCGACGAGACCCTTCCCGGCCCCTGGGAGTGGGACGTGAAGCGGTTCGCCACCAGTCTGGTCATCGCTGGCCGTGCCAACGGCTTCGGGCCGGTCGAACGGCGCGACATCGTGACCGCGGCGGTCAGGGCCTATCGGATGTGGATGCACCGGTTCGCGGCGATGACCAACCTCGACGTCTGGTACGCGCATGTCGATGTCGACGACCTGGTTACACGGTTTGCGGACGTGCTGGGCCGGGGGAGTTCCAAACGCCTGTCACGGGCGACGTCGCGCGCCCGATCGCGCGACCAGCTGCGGGCGTTCACCAAGCTGACCAAGCTTGTGGACGGCGAACGACGTTTCGCGTCCGACCCGCCGCTACTCGTCCCGATCGGCGAGCTGGAGGCGGCGAGAGAACGGGAGCTGCTGATGGGATGGCTGAGCTCGATCGTGGACCGGTACTCCGCGACGCTGTCGGCCGACCGACGCAGACTGCTCGCCCAGTACCGTCTCGTGGACTTCGCTCGCAAGGTCGTCGGTGTCGGCAGCGTGGGCACCCGCTGTTGGGCTGCGCTGCTGCTCGGCCGCGACGACGGCGACCCGCTCCTGCTGCAGATCAAGGAAGCGGGGACATCGGTCCTCGCGGATCACTTGCCCGGGAGCGAGTACGGCAACCAGGGCGAACGGGTCGTTGTCGGGCAACGCCTCATCCAGGCCGCCAGCGACATCTTCCTCGGCTGGCAGCGAGTGGAAGGCCTCGACGGGCGGCAGCGCGACTTCTACGTCCGGCAGCTGCAGGACTGGAAGGGCATCGCAGAGACGGAGAGCATGGACCCCGACGGGATGGCCCTGTTCGGACGTCTGTGCGCCGCCACCCTCGCGCGGGCCCACGCACGGTCGGGCGACCGCATCGCGATCGCGTCCTACCTGGGCACCGGCGCGGGGTTCGACCGGGCGGTCGCTCGCTTCGCAGAGGCGTACGCCGACCAGAACGAGGCCGACCACGCCGCGCTGGTCGAGGCGGTCCGAACCGGACGAGTCAGCACCACGGCGCCCTGA
- a CDS encoding AI-2E family transporter yields MSSSDALKGSLARPVVILLGLASLTVVTAGFRAFRDTLGPAFLALVLVVTVHPLQTGLRRRGVPGWVGVVAAMATIYTILVGLVVALVGSAARLITLLPDYRTQFDKLLNQAAQWLEDLGVQPEQASATVGRLDLTKLSGVLHDILSGLTSAGSNLVFLVTIVFFLAIDCDLFARRLDVVAESRPLVVGALREFARNTRRYLAVSSLFGLIVAVLDALALQWLAIPLPLLWGLLSFITNYIPNIGFVVGLIPPALLGLLEGGVGRMLWVVAVYSSINMVVQSFIQPKVVGNVVRLSATLTFLSLVFWAFVLGPLGALLAVPMTLLAKALLIDADPAAQWLRPLLGDTTAETAVEDSSTPAHSGTQ; encoded by the coding sequence ATGTCGTCGAGCGATGCCCTAAAAGGATCGCTGGCACGCCCTGTGGTGATTTTGCTGGGACTGGCGTCACTGACCGTCGTCACGGCCGGATTTCGAGCCTTCCGGGACACACTCGGACCAGCGTTTCTGGCACTGGTTCTCGTCGTCACGGTGCACCCATTGCAGACAGGCCTGCGCCGGCGTGGGGTGCCCGGGTGGGTCGGCGTGGTCGCGGCGATGGCGACGATATATACGATTCTGGTCGGCTTGGTGGTAGCCCTGGTCGGGTCGGCCGCCCGGCTGATCACGCTGCTGCCGGACTACCGCACCCAGTTCGACAAGCTGTTGAACCAGGCCGCCCAGTGGCTTGAGGACCTCGGTGTCCAGCCGGAACAAGCCAGCGCCACGGTCGGTCGGCTCGACCTGACCAAACTCTCCGGCGTGCTGCACGACATCCTTTCCGGGCTGACCTCGGCGGGGTCCAACCTGGTGTTCCTGGTCACGATAGTGTTTTTCCTGGCAATCGACTGCGACCTGTTTGCTCGCCGGCTCGACGTGGTAGCCGAGTCGCGGCCGCTCGTCGTGGGGGCATTGCGGGAATTCGCCCGCAACACGCGCCGCTATCTGGCCGTGTCTTCGCTTTTCGGGCTGATCGTCGCCGTGCTCGACGCGTTGGCTCTGCAATGGCTGGCGATCCCGTTGCCACTGTTGTGGGGGCTGCTGTCGTTTATCACCAACTACATCCCCAACATCGGGTTCGTGGTGGGACTGATCCCACCCGCGCTGCTCGGCCTGCTCGAGGGCGGTGTGGGCCGCATGCTCTGGGTCGTGGCGGTCTACTCATCTATCAACATGGTCGTGCAGTCGTTCATCCAGCCCAAGGTCGTCGGCAACGTGGTGAGGCTGTCCGCGACCCTGACCTTCCTGTCCTTGGTGTTTTGGGCGTTCGTCCTCGGCCCGCTCGGAGCACTGCTGGCGGTTCCGATGACCCTGCTGGCCAAGGCTCTGCTCATCGACGCCGATCCCGCGGCCCAATGGCTGCGTCCGCTTCTGGGCGATACGACTGCCGAGACCGCGGTGGAGGATTCCTCGACACCCGCCCATTCAGGAACCCAGTAG